AGGACATTCTAATCACCTTGCTGGTGTTTGGTTGCTAAATTGGCCAACGCAAGCACCCGATATGAGGCAAGAATAATAGGTCGATCAACCATTTTACCATTCACCACCACCACGCCAGCATCAGGTCCCTCTACCGCAGCGACAACAGACTGCGCATACGAAATTTGGGCATCCGTGGGCATAAATCCTTGATGAATTGGTTCTATCTGGCAGGGGTGGACCGCCGCTTTCCCGGTAAAGCCTAGCGCCTTTATTTTCTGCGTTTCACTTAATAAGTCTTGGGTATTTTTAAAATCAACAAAAGGCACATCAATCAAGTCGATTTTGGCCTTTGCTGCCGCCATCACTAATCGACTTCTGACTAACAACAGAGGCTGATAACTGAACTCACAACCAAGCTCTGCAGAGAGATCGGCACCGCCAAACATTAAAGCGCTAACCCTGTCAGTTGCAGCAATAGCATCGGCATTTTCCAGCCCTATAATGGTTTCAATCAAGCCAATGAATTGAGTCGACTGTTCAAAATACTCACTGACTTTATCTATGTTCTCAGCCGAGCTACATTTGGCTAACATGATAAAGGCTGGATTTGCTTTAGCTAGAGCCATCGCATCCGCTTGCCCAAGATCTGAATCAATAGGGTTAATGCGCACACAGACGTTTCGATTAACCGTTTGGATGTAATCAACAGTTGCTTGCCTTGCCGCGTCTTTATCTACGGGTAACACCGCGTCTTCTAAATCGATACAAATAAGATCAGCGTTGCTTGCATCCGCTTTACGAAATCGCGCAGGCTGAGAGCCGGGAACAAATAATAATGAACGTAAAAGAGTGGCCATGGTTCGCTCGTCGCCATAATCGCTACAATGAATGTAGTAATGTAGTTCAAAGCATAGCCCCACTGCAATGCAAGCAACTGACTTTTATAAATTAAGTCAGAATACTAAGTGCTAGCCTTTTGAATTAGAAAGGCGATAAGATGACGAGGAACCGCCACTGTGTGAAAGATCAAATCTCAAAGGAATAACATGCTAAAAGGAATACATCATGTCGCGATTATTTGCTCTAACTATGAGGTTTCTAAGTATTTTTATCACGAAGTACTAGGCCTAAAAATTATTGCTGAGTCTTATCGCCAGGAACGAGATTCTTACAAATTGGACCTCGCCTTACCTGATGGCAGTCAAATTGAGTTATTTTCATTTAACGACCGCCCTAAGCGCCCAAGTTACCCAGAGGCACATGGATTGCGCCATTTAGCGTTTTGCGTTGAGAATATTGATGTGATTGCCGAGCGATTATTGCAACAAAACATTTCCGTAGAGCCTATTAGAGTCGATGAACTCACCAAAAAGCGCTACACTTTTTTTTCAGACCCAGATGATCTACCGCTCGAACTGTATGAGCAATAAGCTGCCAAGGAACATGGAATGAGTAACCACGAAAAAATCAATTATCTTGAATTTCCCTCTCAAAATTTAGCCGCTACCAAATTATTTTTCGAACAAGTATTTGCATGGAAATTTACCGATTACGGTCCTGATTATTGTGCTTTTAGTCAAACAGATGCAGGAATGGATGGCGGATTCTTTCAATCATTACTCAGCAGTCACACAGAGCAAGGTAGTGCTTTAGTTGTTTTTTATAGTGATGATTTATTACGTACACAACAAAAAATACTTGAAGCCAAAGGCAAAGTGATTAAGGAAATTTTTAGTTTTCCAGGCGGACGTCGCTTTCATTTTACTGAGCCAAGTGGCAATGAGTTTGCTGTGTGGTCGGATAGATAGCCGTTATGGCGATATAATTGGAGGCATTAAAAAAGCTGGCATCTGCCAGCTTTCTTTCATTCAATTTATGGGTTAAATAGAGAATGAAGAGCCACAACCACAAGTTGACGTGGCATTCGGGTTTGTCACTAAGAAACGACTTCCTTCGAGTCCTTCGGTGTAGTCAACTTCGCCGCCCACTAAATATTGAAGACTCATTGGATCAATGACCATTGAAACCCCTTGTTTTTCTATGGTCATATCGCCTTCGTTAACTTTCTCATCAAAAGTAAAGCCGTAAGAAAATCCTGAACAACCACCGCCCGTGACATAGACACGTAATTTAAGGTTTGGGTTTTCTTCTTCCGTCACTAATGCTAAAACTTTGGTCGCTGCAGCGTCAGTAAATTGGATAGGGAGTTCTGGGTTAGACATGTACTTTTCTTCAACAATACGACAATGGTGTGAATTATCTTAAACCTGACTAATTTAATCAAGTATTACCTAGTTATATTTACGGAACATTTTGTTCTAATTTAGGCCAAGGCATAATCTCTTCGATACGACGGTACTTTTGCCATTTACCTTTTGGCAATACCACACCAACCGTTACCGATTCAGGCCTAAACCCTTTAGGCAAGGTAAATGCACCGCTCAAGCGTTGAAAATACTGAAAACTAAACGAAAGTTCTTTTTTGGTCAGGCTTGATATTTTAGACAATGCTATTGTTTTAGGGCGTCCATTCTCACTGCCATTAATTGATACTTCAATAAAGCCTTTGGCATAACGCTTTTTAAGTTTTTGCTGTACCAATACCACGAGAAACTGAAAGTACTGTTCACTTTCTGTTGGTTGAATGCTGATTTGATCAATCACCACGCCATCGGCTTGTTTTTCTGGTGCCATGATTTTGTGGTAAAAAGCGAGTTCTTTTTTCACCTCAAAATGAACTTGTTCTAGCTCTTTGATGGTGTTTTGCGCATTAAGATTTGCAATACGTTCAACATCTAGTTCCACTTCTAAGGTGTGAATGCGTTTTAGCGTTTCACCATGCTGCAAATAAAGATCATCTAAACGTAATTTTTGCTGCTTCATCGTCTTAGCTTGATAACCGTGATAGTAGTTACCTAGCCGGTAGCCAATGAATAAGCACAGGCCAATAACCGAGAACAACAACAAGGCAGATTTAAAAGGACCGAGCTTTTTTGCAACGATAGGAAGATTTATTTTTGCTAACCAGTTCATTTATTAAGTATTATTGTCTGAACACCAAACAAGATTGTTTTTTCAATTGATGAAACTAACCTCACTAAAACGATTTGTCGAGCAATATAGTCTTGATGCTCGTATAAAACTAGGGCAACCCAAAACGTCATGGCAATTATGCTTGTTGGCCATTATTGGCGGCGTTTGTTCTGCGAGTTTAATCGTTTTGTTTACTTGGTGTATCAACTCCATTCAAGGTCTGTTTCTAGAAGATGTTGACAACTATAACAGCTTAAATGCATCAAGTCGTTTGTTATTACCGATCGGTGGCGCCGTCATTATCTTGCTTTTTGCTCGCATGACCGGCTACCAATATACCCGTACAGGCATTCCGTTTGTACTTCACCGGTTAAAGGTGGCTTACGGCGTGATCCCGCTGAGAAACACAGTGAACCAGTTTTTTGGTGGTATGGTCGCCTTAGCCAGTGGTTTTTCAGTTGGTAAAGAAGGTCCCGCTGTTCATTTAGGAGCGGCTATCAGTGGCTATATTGGTAAAGCACTCGTATTACCTTACAACAGTGTCAGAACTTTATGCGCCTGTGGTGTCGCGGCAGGCATTGCTGCTTGTTTTAACACTCCCATTGCGGCGGTTGTGTTTGTAATGGAAGTGGTGCTGCGAGAATACAAAGTGCATATGTTCATTCCAATCATGCTTGCTGCGATTATTGGCTCAATGATGACCAGCAGTATTTTTGGCTTTTCACATGAGTTTGAATTCTTTTCCCGCATTTCTTTGGAAACCGCACACTACCCCGTACTGCTTATTTTTGGTGTGGTGTTAGGGACGCTAGCTTCACTGTTCAACCGCTACATTGTGATGATTATTGAACACTTTCAACACGTTCATATTTTTAAACGTTTCATGAGTGTTGCCATCATTACAGGTATTATCGGGGTTATGCTCCCGCAAGCATTGGGGACAGATTTAGGCGCCATATCCGTCTCACTTTCTAATGAATGGCATTTTTCCCTATTATTTGCATTACTGATTTCCAAGTGCTTACTTACCATAGTTGCGATTGGCTGTGGTATTCCTGGCGGCATCATCGGCCCTATTCTAGGTATTGGTGCAATAGCCGGTGCTTTTACCGCCAGTATGATTTCTGGCTTTGTTCCTGGAGAAAACCTCACCAGTGACTTTGCCTTGATGGGGATGGCAGGATTCATGGCCGCTACCTTAAACGCTCCATTGGCGGCACTATTAGCGGTGGTAGAGCTTTCTCATCAGCTCGATATTATGCTACCCGCCATGATTGTTATTTCAGCTTCTTGTTTGGCCGCCGGCCAGTTTTTCAATAACCGCTCGGTATTTGTCATGCAACTTAACGTGCAAAACCTCGCTTATCGCAAACCGCCACTGGAAAATACCCTCCAACGTATTGGTGTACTAGGCATGATGGATAGCTCCTTTGACATGATTTGCTCGGCGCAAAAGGAGCCAAACATCAAAGGAAACGAAACCACGGGTAAGCCATTGATCATGCGCAAGAGTGTCGAAGAACAAAATGAGTATTATTGGAATGAAGAAATAAAGTCGGAAGGCGAAGAGCGGCGCATTAGACAACATAAGCTCATCCCGATAACGAGCAAAGAAACTTTAGCTGAAGCATACTGGCTACTGAAAGAGTCTCGTTGTGGAGGCGTTTATATTTACGATACCGATCCTAACCAAATACTAGGTATAATTACCTTCGATCGCATCCGTACATACTTGATAGAAGGAAAACTGTATTAATGACGACTTTACTTTGGCTTAAAGCCTTTCATGTGATTTTTATGGTGGCTTGGTTTGCCGGTATATTTTATTTACCTCGACTATTTGTTAATCATGCAGAAACCACCAATCAAGACATCGCCGAACATTTAAAAGGCATGGAGAAAAGGTTACTGTATTTTGTCACGCCTTTTGGTGTCCTTACCATCGCGTTAGGCATAGCCTTAATTTATCACTATGGCATGGCTTGGTTCGCCGCTTCACATTGGCTGCATGCCAAGTTAACCTTGGTCGTTTTACTTGTTGCCTACCATTTATATTGCTTTAAATTGGTCAGGATTTTTCGAGAAGATAAAAACACCCGTTCCGGACGTTTTTATCGCATTTTTAATGAAGTACCGGTACTGGCACTTTTTGCTATCGTGATATTGGTTTACGTAAAACCTTTTTAACAAGAAATAAACAATCTAGATCAATGTTGTTATTGGCAAATGTCGTGGTTCTTCATTAACTTCATTTGCCTTTTGTGCTATATTCTCGCCGGTAATTTTTCAGGTAAAATGAGATGATGAAATTTCTAGGTAATCACATTCTATCGGTATCGCAATTTGATCGCGATGCCATCGCCAAAATACTTGACGTTTCAGCGCAAATGGCTCCTTATGCCACGCGTCAAAAAAGATGTCATGTATTGGATGGCGCCATCCTCAATAATTTATTTTTTGAACCCAGCACCCGTACCCGAGTCAGCTTCGGTAGTGCTTTTAACCTTTTGGGAGGGTTTGTTCGAGAAACCGTTGGCGAAGAAAATTCATCATTAAGTAAAGGTGAAAGCCTATTTGACACTGCCCAAGTCATCAGTGGTTATTCTGATGTGATTGCCATGCGTCATCCGAAAATGCACTCGGTATCTGAGTTCGCACAAGGCAGTAGCGTTCCAGTCATTAATGGCGGTGACGGCGCAAATGAACACCCTACACAAGCGTTACTGGATTTATTTACGATTCAGTCTGAGATGTTTCGTTTTGGTAAAAGCTTAGACAATTTAGATATTGTTCTGATGGGTGATTTAAAACACGGGCGCACCGTGCATTCATTATCGAAACTGCTGAGTTTATATAACAACGTCAAAGTGACCATGGTGTCGCCGCAAGCACTGCAAATGCCAGACAGTATTGTTTCAACACTGACAAACGCGGGTCATCAAGTGATCATTACCGATCAAATTGCGGGCAACTTGGCTTGTGACGTGATCTACCAAACTCGCATTCAACAAGAACGTTTTGCCAGTAAAGGCGAAGCAGATTTATACCGCGGTCATTTCAGCCTGAATAAGGCGGTTTATCAGAAATACTGTAAAGAAAACACCGTTATCATGCACCCATTGCCGAGAGACTCTCGTCCTGAAGCAAATGAATTGGACACAGATTTAAACGACTTAGCTAACTTAGCTATTTTCCGCCAAGCCCAAAATGGGGTATTAGTTCGCATGGCGTTATTTGCTTTAACCTTAGGCGTTGAAGATAAATTGACCCAATACGAAAAACCCATCACTTGGCACACCAATAAAGCTATCTAATTAAATTAGCAAAGACATTGAGCAACTTTTATTATGCAAAAATCACAACAACTTTTCGAACAAGCAAAATCAATCATTCCAGGTGGCGTTAACTCACCAGTACGCGCATTTAATGGCGTTGGCGGCACACCTTGTTTCATTAAACGTGCGGATGGCGCTTACATTTATGACGCAGACGACAAAGAGTACATTGACTATGTCGGCTCGTGGGGCCCAATGATTTTAGGTCACAACCATCCAGCGATTCGAGATGCTGTACTTGATGCGGTACAAAACGGTCTGAGCTTCGGTGCACCAACTGAGCTTGAAATCACCATGGCAGAGAAAGTGCGTGAATTAGTACCATCAATGGAAAGTTTACGTATGGTAAGCTCTGGTACTGAAGCGACGATGAGTGCTATTCGCTTGGCGCGCGGCTTTACCGGTCGTGACAAAATTTTGAAGTTTGAAGGTTGTTACCATGGCCATGCTGACTCTCTTCTGGTTAAAGCAGGCTCAGGCGCATTAACCATGGGTGTGCCCAACTCGCCTGGTATTCCTGAAGACTTTGCTAAGCATACCTTGACGGTTAGTTACAACAACCTTGACGAAGTGAAACAAATCATCAATGAAGTTGGAGATGAAATCGCTTGTATTATCGTCGAGCCAGTTGCGGGCAACATGAACTGCATTCCTCCGGTAAAAGGATTCTTGGAAGGCCTGCGCGAAGTGTGTGATCAAAATGGAAGCGTGCTCATTTTTGATGAAGTGATGACAGGTTTCCGCGTTGCCTTAGGCGGCGCACAAGCTCACTATAATATTGTGCCCGACTTAACGACACTAGGTAAGGTGATTGGCGGCGGTATGCCGGTTGGCGCCTTTGGCGGTAAGAAAGAAATCATGGATTTTATTGCTCCTGTTGGCCCTGTTTATCAAGCGGGCACTTTATCAGGCAACCCTATTGCGATGACTGCTGGCCTAGCATCATTAAATGAATTATGCCAAGGCGATAAACATGCTCAATTGGCCCATGCAACGGAAAAACTAGCCTTAGGGTTTAAAGCTGCTGCTGAAAAACACAATATTGCTTTGTCTATCAATTATGTTGGGGCAATGTTTGGTTTCTTCTTCACTGAGGAAGAAACGATTACCAGTTATGCCCAATCAACGGCATGTGATGCTGAACGCTTCAAAAAGTTTTTCCACTTGATGTTAGATGAAGGTGTATATTTGGCGCCTTCAGCATTTGAAGCGAGCTTCTTGTCAACCGCACACACAGAGCAAGACCTAGAGAAAACCTTAGCAGCTGCCGATCGCTGTTTCGCCCAACTCTAACGTTAAGCTCAGCTAATCCCCTCTTCTAGTGATGAGGGGATTTCACCCACACTCTAGCGCAAACATGGATCAATGATAATTTTACGATCTTATTTGGCTTCATTTGTTGGCTTGCTTTTCTTTAGCCTATTTGCTGCCAATGCCAATGCCGATGCAAAAGCCTCCGATTTACATGACAGTGATATTGAACATATTCATGTCATAGGGCAACGTAATTGGCTAAAAAGCAACGCGTTAGTAGAAAACAATGCTCACTTTAGCGAATTTATTCAAAACCAAGCGATAAAGCCCACCATTGCTCATTGGCTCGTACAAACCCCTGGGCTTAGCTTAAACGGACAAGGGGGTTTGTTACAAAGCTACAGTGTTCGTGGCTTTAGCAAATCACGTGTTCACACTGCTGTTGATGGTGTGCCGATTTACACGGATCGTAGGGCCGGCAATTCAGCCTCTTTTTTACCGGCAACCTTAGTTCACGGAGTAGATGTTCAAAAAGGCCCTAGTTCAACGCTGTATGGCTCTGACGCGCTCGGTGGTGTGATCAACTTACAATCATTAGCGTTTGAAAATAAATTTATTGCAGCCAGTGCTCAGTCAAACGATCAACACAAAGAACTAACGTATGCCTACGGTAATGATGACTGGCAAAGTGCGGTAAATTATCGACATGCCAATAATGCTAAAAGTGCCGATGGTACAGTACTAAATACTGGCTTTGAACAGTTTGCCATGGTACAGAAGTTGAAGACGCAACTTGATGATATTGATATCAAACTCACTTGGATACCCAGTGTAGGCAAAGATATTGGTAAAAGCTCAATCACCTATCCAGATGAACGACTTACCCAATACCCGGATGAGCAACATTCGTTATTTGTCGCAGAGTTTACCCAAGAGCATAATTGGTATGGCAAGCTTTACCACCACTACCAGAATTGGGATAGTGATATTATTCGTGTCGAGAAACGACGTAATTTAACCGAATACCAATCCCACACTATAGGTGGCAGTTTTTTAACCTCAACTCCACTATTACATGGCCAAGCACGGTTTGGCGTTGACTGGATTAATCGCCAAGGTGTCAGTATTAAAGAGACTGAATTTAATCTAGACAATCAAGTGCAGTTCTCAAAACAGTTACTTGATGGCCAACAACATAACAGCGCATTATTTTCGGATGTGCATTGGCAACTCGATGACGTCGGTATTGCGATGGGAATACGTTACGATCATATTAGCCAACGCCAATTCATTGATGCTCAAAACAAATCGGACCAATCGCTTAATGGCAGCCTGCTAGTTAACTGGGCCGTGAACAACACGTTTAACCTACAAGCCGAAATTGCCACAGGCTTTCGCTTCCCAACATTAACAGAGTTATATTTTGAAGGCGAAACACCGCGTGGCACCACCGAAGGCAACCCTTATCTTGACCCTGAGCATAGTAGAGGCTTACAACTTGCGGTGAGTTATCAAGCGTCTTCAATAGTAAGCATTGAATTTTCGAGCTATTACTATCAAATGGATGATTATATAGAGCGATATTCCATTGATGAAGACACACGGGGCTACCGAAACTTAACGCAAGCTGACATTTATGGCTTTGAGTCAACTGTCGCCTGGATATCTTCAAATCAATGGGTTCATCAATTAAGCTATCAATGGCAACAAGGTGAAGATGAAGAGGGAAGTTCATTGTCTGATTTACAAGTTCCAACATGGAAGTTAGCCAGTCAATGGAATAAATACGACTTTACCTTCAGCAATCAACTCAATTATCGCGTATCTAGACAAAGCCACTCAACCCAAGAGCAAGCCTTGGGCAGTTTTCTAGATTGGCGTATGACTTTGACCTACCAGTTGATTGACGACACCAGCATTAGTGTTTGGGGCGAGAACTTACTTAATCGAACGGCATTCACCACGGCCGATGAAGATGCGCCATTGGTACAAGGGATAAGCTTGGGCGTAAAACTCGTCCATCAATTTTTATAAAAACATTATTCGTAATGACAGTCGCCATACTCTTCAATACTTTCCGATGCGACCTGCCTTAGCAAGGCTTGAGTTTCAAAGGGGACATTAATGCTCTCAATATTTGGCAGTAAGTCCGCCGATTCACCAGTGATCACCTGATAGAACACCAATGCAGTCAAAAAAGACCCCGTCAGTGCCGCATGATTACCATCACTACTGTGGAGAGGCAAAGTAAAGTCGATTGCAAGGGCTTTGTCCCACGCAGGACCGATTGGCGCGACACAAGCAGATTGTTTCTCAGCAATCGACTGATGTAATTCAAATACACGCATCCCTTCTTCGTTGTTGCCCGCCCTTGGGTGTTCAGGAAATAAAATAGGTGTTGCCCCAGCTTTTTTAGCAATTGATGCCCAACGTTCAGTGCCACGCGTTGGATAATCGACAAAACCTGACTGTGAATACTTTTGCGCTTGAAGAATAATATGAGTCCATTGTTCGCTGGCAATTCGTTGCTTGGTCACGCCATCATTAAGACGATCTATTAAATATTTTTGTGAGCCTGAAATACCAGAACTGACAGATTTTTCCGGAAGTCCATGTTCAATGAATGTGCTAATGAGACCTTTGAGGTTATTGGATCCAACATGACTATTGCCAATCATGAGAATATTATAAGCTGGCAATGCACGGTTATTAGGAATGGCCAGGTTACTGGTATCACCTACCGTGTCGTCTTGAACGACCACTGGCTCAGGTGAATTTGTACTCGAACTGCTACTGCCACAGCCAATCAACAGTAAACTTCCCAATGCTAAAACCACACACCTCATACTCACACTCCCATCAACTTTCTATCATCAACACTATTGGTTGTTCTTTACAGAGTGAAATATACCAGCTACAACCGATGAATAAATCTCACCAGTAAAATCATTATAAAACCATTATCATTTCATTATCGAACTTATGATTGACTACAACCCTTATACAGCCTTAATTACCGCTGTGACTAAGGAGTTTAGTTCAAAGGCATGAAAGTAAATCATTGCATATAAAATTATCCATTTGTTTATTCGAGGATTGACCATAAAAGCGAGTAATTTGTAATATAGTGGACTTTTCAACAAATTAAGGCGTTTTATGTTTTTTGAGGGTTCAGAAAAAAAAGCAGAGATTACCATTGATGCTACGCAGCTTTCTTTACTGACCGACATATCTGACGACTTTTGGCCTACCTTGGTGAATCACAGCAATGCAAAGATATTGTCGTCAATTAGCAATGACCAATGCAAAGCCTTCTTGCTCTCTGAGTCAAGTCTATTTGTTTGGCACAATCGACTGTTAATTTTAACTTGTGGTGAAACCCAGCTAGTAAAGGCTGTGGAGTATTTTATCCAAACGCTAGGTCAAAACGTTATCAAGCAACTAACCTATCAGCGTAAGAATGAGTACTTCGCCAATGCACAACCCAGCTGCTTTGGCAGTGACATAAAATTAATCAATCAATATTTATCTGGTAAAGCCTATCGATTTGGTGAAATGGACAGCCATCACAATTACGTTTTTCATTTAGATAACCGACATGAAGCAACTGAGGTGAGCTATGAATTGCTGGCTTACCAGATCAGCACATCCGCATCAGCACATTTAACCCAAGCAAATTTGTCTGCAAGCGATATACGTGATTTT
This window of the Thalassotalea atypica genome carries:
- a CDS encoding HpcH/HpaI aldolase/citrate lyase family protein is translated as MATLLRSLLFVPGSQPARFRKADASNADLICIDLEDAVLPVDKDAARQATVDYIQTVNRNVCVRINPIDSDLGQADAMALAKANPAFIMLAKCSSAENIDKVSEYFEQSTQFIGLIETIIGLENADAIAATDRVSALMFGGADLSAELGCEFSYQPLLLVRSRLVMAAAKAKIDLIDVPFVDFKNTQDLLSETQKIKALGFTGKAAVHPCQIEPIHQGFMPTDAQISYAQSVVAAVEGPDAGVVVVNGKMVDRPIILASYRVLALANLATKHQQGD
- the gloA2 gene encoding SMU1112c/YaeR family gloxylase I-like metalloprotein, translating into MLKGIHHVAIICSNYEVSKYFYHEVLGLKIIAESYRQERDSYKLDLALPDGSQIELFSFNDRPKRPSYPEAHGLRHLAFCVENIDVIAERLLQQNISVEPIRVDELTKKRYTFFSDPDDLPLELYEQ
- a CDS encoding VOC family protein → MSNHEKINYLEFPSQNLAATKLFFEQVFAWKFTDYGPDYCAFSQTDAGMDGGFFQSLLSSHTEQGSALVVFYSDDLLRTQQKILEAKGKVIKEIFSFPGGRRFHFTEPSGNEFAVWSDR
- the erpA gene encoding iron-sulfur cluster insertion protein ErpA, encoding MSNPELPIQFTDAAATKVLALVTEEENPNLKLRVYVTGGGCSGFSYGFTFDEKVNEGDMTIEKQGVSMVIDPMSLQYLVGGEVDYTEGLEGSRFLVTNPNATSTCGCGSSFSI
- a CDS encoding DUF6776 family protein produces the protein MNWLAKINLPIVAKKLGPFKSALLLFSVIGLCLFIGYRLGNYYHGYQAKTMKQQKLRLDDLYLQHGETLKRIHTLEVELDVERIANLNAQNTIKELEQVHFEVKKELAFYHKIMAPEKQADGVVIDQISIQPTESEQYFQFLVVLVQQKLKKRYAKGFIEVSINGSENGRPKTIALSKISSLTKKELSFSFQYFQRLSGAFTLPKGFRPESVTVGVVLPKGKWQKYRRIEEIMPWPKLEQNVP
- a CDS encoding chloride channel protein; amino-acid sequence: MKLTSLKRFVEQYSLDARIKLGQPKTSWQLCLLAIIGGVCSASLIVLFTWCINSIQGLFLEDVDNYNSLNASSRLLLPIGGAVIILLFARMTGYQYTRTGIPFVLHRLKVAYGVIPLRNTVNQFFGGMVALASGFSVGKEGPAVHLGAAISGYIGKALVLPYNSVRTLCACGVAAGIAACFNTPIAAVVFVMEVVLREYKVHMFIPIMLAAIIGSMMTSSIFGFSHEFEFFSRISLETAHYPVLLIFGVVLGTLASLFNRYIVMIIEHFQHVHIFKRFMSVAIITGIIGVMLPQALGTDLGAISVSLSNEWHFSLLFALLISKCLLTIVAIGCGIPGGIIGPILGIGAIAGAFTASMISGFVPGENLTSDFALMGMAGFMAATLNAPLAALLAVVELSHQLDIMLPAMIVISASCLAAGQFFNNRSVFVMQLNVQNLAYRKPPLENTLQRIGVLGMMDSSFDMICSAQKEPNIKGNETTGKPLIMRKSVEEQNEYYWNEEIKSEGEERRIRQHKLIPITSKETLAEAYWLLKESRCGGVYIYDTDPNQILGIITFDRIRTYLIEGKLY
- the hemJ gene encoding protoporphyrinogen oxidase HemJ, yielding MTTLLWLKAFHVIFMVAWFAGIFYLPRLFVNHAETTNQDIAEHLKGMEKRLLYFVTPFGVLTIALGIALIYHYGMAWFAASHWLHAKLTLVVLLVAYHLYCFKLVRIFREDKNTRSGRFYRIFNEVPVLALFAIVILVYVKPF
- a CDS encoding aspartate carbamoyltransferase, yielding MMKFLGNHILSVSQFDRDAIAKILDVSAQMAPYATRQKRCHVLDGAILNNLFFEPSTRTRVSFGSAFNLLGGFVRETVGEENSSLSKGESLFDTAQVISGYSDVIAMRHPKMHSVSEFAQGSSVPVINGGDGANEHPTQALLDLFTIQSEMFRFGKSLDNLDIVLMGDLKHGRTVHSLSKLLSLYNNVKVTMVSPQALQMPDSIVSTLTNAGHQVIITDQIAGNLACDVIYQTRIQQERFASKGEADLYRGHFSLNKAVYQKYCKENTVIMHPLPRDSRPEANELDTDLNDLANLAIFRQAQNGVLVRMALFALTLGVEDKLTQYEKPITWHTNKAI
- the hemL gene encoding glutamate-1-semialdehyde 2,1-aminomutase, coding for MQKSQQLFEQAKSIIPGGVNSPVRAFNGVGGTPCFIKRADGAYIYDADDKEYIDYVGSWGPMILGHNHPAIRDAVLDAVQNGLSFGAPTELEITMAEKVRELVPSMESLRMVSSGTEATMSAIRLARGFTGRDKILKFEGCYHGHADSLLVKAGSGALTMGVPNSPGIPEDFAKHTLTVSYNNLDEVKQIINEVGDEIACIIVEPVAGNMNCIPPVKGFLEGLREVCDQNGSVLIFDEVMTGFRVALGGAQAHYNIVPDLTTLGKVIGGGMPVGAFGGKKEIMDFIAPVGPVYQAGTLSGNPIAMTAGLASLNELCQGDKHAQLAHATEKLALGFKAAAEKHNIALSINYVGAMFGFFFTEEETITSYAQSTACDAERFKKFFHLMLDEGVYLAPSAFEASFLSTAHTEQDLEKTLAAADRCFAQL
- a CDS encoding TonB-dependent receptor plug domain-containing protein; protein product: MIILRSYLASFVGLLFFSLFAANANADAKASDLHDSDIEHIHVIGQRNWLKSNALVENNAHFSEFIQNQAIKPTIAHWLVQTPGLSLNGQGGLLQSYSVRGFSKSRVHTAVDGVPIYTDRRAGNSASFLPATLVHGVDVQKGPSSTLYGSDALGGVINLQSLAFENKFIAASAQSNDQHKELTYAYGNDDWQSAVNYRHANNAKSADGTVLNTGFEQFAMVQKLKTQLDDIDIKLTWIPSVGKDIGKSSITYPDERLTQYPDEQHSLFVAEFTQEHNWYGKLYHHYQNWDSDIIRVEKRRNLTEYQSHTIGGSFLTSTPLLHGQARFGVDWINRQGVSIKETEFNLDNQVQFSKQLLDGQQHNSALFSDVHWQLDDVGIAMGIRYDHISQRQFIDAQNKSDQSLNGSLLVNWAVNNTFNLQAEIATGFRFPTLTELYFEGETPRGTTEGNPYLDPEHSRGLQLAVSYQASSIVSIEFSSYYYQMDDYIERYSIDEDTRGYRNLTQADIYGFESTVAWISSNQWVHQLSYQWQQGEDEEGSSLSDLQVPTWKLASQWNKYDFTFSNQLNYRVSRQSHSTQEQALGSFLDWRMTLTYQLIDDTSISVWGENLLNRTAFTTADEDAPLVQGISLGVKLVHQFL
- a CDS encoding adenosylmethionine decarboxylase yields the protein MFFEGSEKKAEITIDATQLSLLTDISDDFWPTLVNHSNAKILSSISNDQCKAFLLSESSLFVWHNRLLILTCGETQLVKAVEYFIQTLGQNVIKQLTYQRKNEYFANAQPSCFGSDIKLINQYLSGKAYRFGEMDSHHNYVFHLDNRHEATEVSYELLAYQISTSASAHLTQANLSASDIRDFLCISQILPDFTLDDFVFSPYGYSLNAIKNKQYLTIHVTPQAESSYISFASNIDLMTLAPTLLEILTPKSFDLMTFNEHEFEDKLKHHIPAQYVCKSKVEQQLNNGDLVSFTNFILPQSTYVAPVELNIAGDNHAL